In Exiguobacterium sibiricum 7-3, a genomic segment contains:
- a CDS encoding MFS transporter, producing MIHRQKHHFQALYFFIFFGQGALIPYLALYFSNDAFQLSASEIGTIVAVGPVLSIVLQPVWGMAADRFGRPKRLLLVALLAAGLLTISYLLTSIYLFLLLISSLWALFQCAHIPLVDTLAIEFSKRKSVDYGALRLFGSAGFALAVFILGQVTEQGSLDAIFYASGAALVLGFLVLIGIEETPVSTVEHEHIPLKSLFSNKRFLLFLAGGSLVFGPIFANNYYFGSYVTIRGESTALVGTLFFVAVLCEIPFMRIATRVMMRFGPIPVLVFVSVLSALRTGILALEPPVLTLWLLAALQGLIIGLLIPVALDYVRSLVSPSTVATAVSTYMATTTGLATALFNLMSGFVLDQWTIYAVFWVYTGSSLLGACLYLVSSKIKE from the coding sequence GTGATCCATCGTCAAAAACACCATTTTCAAGCTCTTTATTTTTTCATCTTCTTTGGGCAAGGTGCACTGATTCCATACTTGGCACTCTATTTTTCCAATGATGCCTTTCAATTATCGGCATCCGAAATCGGAACGATTGTAGCAGTAGGTCCGGTGTTATCGATTGTCCTACAACCAGTTTGGGGAATGGCGGCAGACCGCTTCGGACGACCGAAACGTTTACTGTTAGTAGCCTTACTTGCTGCCGGTCTATTAACCATCAGTTATTTATTGACGTCCATCTACTTATTTCTGTTATTGATCTCTTCACTCTGGGCATTATTCCAGTGTGCACATATTCCGCTTGTCGATACGTTGGCAATCGAATTTTCAAAAAGAAAATCAGTCGATTACGGAGCACTACGCTTATTTGGCTCTGCCGGTTTTGCACTGGCTGTCTTTATCCTCGGACAGGTGACGGAACAAGGATCACTTGATGCGATTTTTTATGCCAGCGGAGCTGCGCTTGTTCTTGGATTTCTTGTGTTGATTGGAATTGAAGAAACACCTGTTTCGACGGTCGAGCATGAACACATCCCATTGAAATCGTTGTTTTCGAATAAACGTTTTCTACTGTTTTTAGCAGGCGGAAGTTTAGTGTTTGGACCGATTTTTGCAAACAACTATTATTTCGGGAGTTATGTGACGATCCGTGGTGAATCGACAGCACTCGTCGGAACACTGTTTTTTGTCGCCGTGTTATGCGAAATTCCATTCATGCGGATTGCAACACGTGTGATGATGCGGTTTGGGCCGATTCCGGTTCTGGTCTTTGTTTCAGTCTTGTCGGCGTTGCGGACAGGCATCTTAGCGCTTGAACCGCCCGTTTTGACACTTTGGTTATTGGCGGCGTTACAAGGATTGATCATCGGCTTGCTGATTCCGGTCGCGCTCGATTATGTTCGCTCGCTCGTCTCCCCCTCGACGGTCGCAACGGCAGTCAGTACATATATGGCGACGACGACCGGCCTTGCGACTGCTTTATTTAATTTAATGAGTGGGTTTGTTCTGGATCAATGGACCATCTACGCCGTATTTTGGGTATATACAGGTAGTAGCCTGTTAGGTGCTTGTTTGTATCTGGTCAGCTCAAAAATCAAGGAGTGA
- the thpR gene encoding RNA 2',3'-cyclic phosphodiesterase, with translation MQKHYFIAIPAADETLTRFAAHLALGRYYKTVYESGEYHLTLRFLGTLTEDELRIWRRQLTEIAQMTSAFTLKLDHLERFGLAERPRVFAVGPAYEEKLFQLARRIDPDPVKPFVPHITLAKKWNQEVSLYPPESTPVGSLIVKEIVLYQIYPDGQPRYQADTRFPFGKK, from the coding sequence ATGCAAAAACACTATTTTATCGCCATTCCGGCTGCTGACGAGACGTTGACGCGATTCGCGGCTCATCTGGCGCTCGGACGTTATTACAAAACGGTGTACGAATCAGGCGAGTATCATCTGACGCTACGTTTTTTAGGAACATTAACAGAGGACGAGTTGAGGATTTGGCGACGTCAATTGACAGAAATTGCTCAAATGACTTCTGCTTTTACGTTAAAATTAGATCATCTGGAACGGTTTGGATTAGCCGAACGGCCTCGTGTCTTTGCCGTCGGACCAGCGTATGAGGAAAAACTGTTTCAGCTTGCCCGACGGATTGATCCGGATCCGGTTAAACCGTTTGTTCCACACATTACCCTTGCGAAAAAGTGGAATCAAGAAGTGTCGCTCTATCCACCCGAAAGCACACCTGTAGGCAGCTTGATCGTCAAAGAAATCGTTCTGTATCAGATTTACCCCGACGGTCAGCCGCGGTATCAGGCAGACACACGATTTCCATTTGGGAAGAAATAA
- the pulA gene encoding type I pullulanase: protein MINNESETQQVRLCSVEFVTFQTILMETTTLVGQADFSLVCDGQPMNYSIENREEADGTIKLTLLLDRAVEVERCYEIILPDQERFRVLPNRIVQTMLFDRKYSYEGPLGVVYDAEVISLYVWSPLADRLECIRYDQGGVEIDSRDFERQERGAHRLVVPRAWENSLYRYRVTTYQGTHEVIDPYAKAVSVNGQFAVLLDVEQEINRQFPHRQKRPLLIKPTDAIIYEAHVRDFTIDPSSGSHHPGQYAGMTETGTVSPEGRSTGIDYLLELGVTHLQLLPVHLFTTTEEVSRLPYNWGYDPVQWFSLTGCYASDPSDPKVRIFEYVEMIEQLHAAGIRVTFDVVMNHVYIREQSALEHLVPGYYFRYEVDGTLANGTGVGNDTASERFMMRRMIVDCLTYFADSFQVDAFRFDLMGIHDVETMNRVRAALDNIDPTILVYGEGWDLSTPLPQRQKAISSVASQMPRIGHFNDVFRDALKGSTFNETDCGFVSGNGWWEGEVRNGMAGSITLDGQTTGRFPEPTYSINYVEAHDNHTLYDKLALARPDLEETTRLQMSRLAQTIIFLAAGIPFLHAGQEFGRTKQGVENSYNAPDTINRMDWTLRDQHAQMVEYLKNILQIRRMHGGFRLHRANQVQELMHFLPMHPGVIAYEVEAVHSYDAWQRTLIVHNVTFEKIEIALDHPRWNVHVHGNEASVTPIEKGVSQITVLPLSTTIATC from the coding sequence ATGATAAATAATGAATCGGAAACGCAGCAAGTCAGATTGTGTTCAGTTGAGTTCGTGACATTTCAAACTATCCTGATGGAGACGACTACACTGGTTGGACAAGCTGATTTTTCGCTCGTCTGTGATGGTCAGCCGATGAACTACTCCATTGAAAATCGAGAAGAAGCGGACGGGACGATCAAACTGACACTGCTGCTCGACCGGGCGGTTGAAGTAGAACGATGTTATGAAATCATCTTACCCGATCAGGAACGATTCCGTGTGTTACCGAATCGGATTGTACAAACGATGTTATTTGATCGGAAATACAGTTATGAAGGACCCTTGGGTGTCGTTTATGACGCCGAGGTGATTTCCTTATATGTGTGGTCACCGCTGGCAGATCGGTTGGAGTGTATCCGTTACGATCAAGGCGGTGTCGAAATTGACAGCCGGGACTTCGAACGGCAGGAACGAGGTGCGCACCGTTTGGTGGTGCCCCGAGCATGGGAAAACAGCCTGTATCGTTACCGGGTCACGACGTATCAAGGAACACATGAAGTCATCGACCCTTATGCGAAGGCGGTCAGCGTAAATGGACAGTTTGCTGTTTTGCTTGATGTCGAGCAGGAAATCAACCGTCAGTTTCCGCATCGACAGAAACGACCGCTGTTAATCAAGCCGACAGACGCCATCATTTATGAAGCACATGTGCGGGATTTTACGATTGATCCGTCTTCCGGCTCTCATCATCCCGGGCAATACGCGGGGATGACGGAAACAGGAACCGTTTCACCGGAAGGACGTTCGACAGGCATCGATTATTTACTTGAGCTGGGGGTGACCCATCTTCAATTGTTGCCGGTTCATTTGTTTACGACGACAGAGGAAGTCAGTCGCCTTCCTTATAACTGGGGGTATGATCCTGTTCAATGGTTTTCACTGACGGGATGTTATGCCAGTGACCCGAGCGATCCGAAAGTCAGGATTTTTGAATATGTCGAAATGATTGAACAGCTTCACGCGGCAGGGATTCGGGTGACGTTTGATGTTGTCATGAATCATGTCTACATTCGCGAACAATCCGCGCTCGAACATCTGGTTCCGGGTTATTACTTCCGCTATGAAGTGGACGGAACACTTGCTAACGGGACAGGTGTCGGGAATGATACGGCATCGGAACGGTTCATGATGAGACGGATGATTGTTGATTGCCTGACGTATTTTGCGGACAGTTTTCAGGTGGATGCCTTCCGGTTTGACTTGATGGGAATTCATGACGTTGAGACGATGAATCGTGTTCGGGCAGCGTTAGATAACATTGATCCGACGATTCTTGTTTACGGAGAAGGGTGGGATTTGTCGACACCTTTACCGCAACGTCAAAAGGCAATCAGTTCTGTTGCTTCGCAAATGCCTCGGATTGGTCATTTTAACGATGTTTTCCGGGATGCTTTAAAAGGCTCGACGTTCAATGAAACGGATTGTGGTTTTGTGTCGGGTAACGGTTGGTGGGAAGGTGAAGTGCGAAACGGAATGGCCGGTAGTATCACTTTGGACGGTCAAACGACCGGACGTTTCCCTGAGCCGACGTATTCAATCAATTATGTCGAAGCGCACGACAACCATACCTTGTACGATAAGTTAGCACTTGCCCGACCGGATTTGGAGGAAACGACACGGTTACAGATGAGTAGACTGGCTCAGACGATTATTTTCTTAGCGGCTGGCATTCCGTTTCTACACGCCGGACAAGAGTTCGGACGGACAAAACAAGGCGTCGAAAACAGCTATAATGCACCTGATACGATTAATCGGATGGATTGGACGTTACGCGATCAACATGCGCAGATGGTTGAGTATTTAAAAAATATCTTACAAATCCGTCGAATGCACGGAGGATTCAGGTTGCACCGAGCCAATCAAGTTCAAGAACTGATGCATTTTTTGCCGATGCATCCGGGAGTCATCGCCTACGAAGTGGAGGCCGTTCATTCGTATGATGCCTGGCAACGGACGCTTATCGTCCATAATGTGACGTTTGAAAAGATTGAAATCGCGCTCGATCATCCGAGATGGAATGTCCATGTCCATGGAAACGAAGCATCCGTTACACCGATTGAAAAGGGTGTTTCGCAGATCACGGTCCTTCCGTTGTCAACAACGATCGCCACATGTTAA
- a CDS encoding phosphotransferase family protein has product MELDILDALGEGWTLTPAGGITGEAYIASTGQSKLFLKRNSSPFLAILSADGIVPKLLWTKRIYSGDVISAQQFIEGQELEPEMMERPEVARLLGKIHDSKELLFMLQQLDQRPIEPDELLRQCRLYFQPAELAHPELIEQAIDYLTEQLPYVRTDEQVVCHSDLNHNNWLVGTDGHLYLNDWDDAIIADRAYDLGMMLYSYVDEECWPEWFANYGHPLTADLKQRMYWYVVAQAVLSIYWYEDTVHPDAAESYLFLAQLLEMDQEG; this is encoded by the coding sequence ATGGAATTAGATATTTTAGATGCGCTTGGCGAAGGCTGGACCCTTACGCCAGCAGGCGGAATCACGGGAGAAGCATATATTGCCTCGACCGGGCAGTCAAAACTCTTTTTAAAACGAAACTCCTCGCCATTTTTGGCGATTTTATCAGCGGATGGAATCGTACCGAAGCTGCTTTGGACGAAGCGGATTTATAGCGGTGATGTCATCAGTGCCCAACAGTTCATTGAGGGGCAAGAACTGGAACCGGAAATGATGGAACGACCGGAAGTCGCCCGGTTGCTCGGGAAAATTCATGACTCGAAGGAACTGCTGTTCATGTTACAACAGTTGGATCAGCGTCCAATCGAGCCGGATGAACTTTTACGGCAGTGTCGGCTGTATTTTCAACCTGCTGAACTGGCACATCCGGAATTGATTGAACAGGCAATCGACTATCTGACTGAACAATTACCTTACGTTAGAACGGACGAGCAAGTCGTCTGCCACTCGGATTTAAATCATAATAACTGGTTGGTCGGAACAGATGGACATCTGTATCTCAATGATTGGGATGATGCCATCATCGCGGATCGCGCTTACGATCTTGGGATGATGCTATACAGTTATGTCGACGAAGAGTGCTGGCCGGAATGGTTTGCAAATTACGGACATCCGTTGACGGCGGATTTAAAACAGCGGATGTATTGGTACGTCGTGGCTCAGGCGGTGCTCTCGATTTATTGGTATGAAGATACCGTGCATCCTGATGCGGCAGAGAGCTATCTTTTCTTGGCGCAACTGCTCGAGATGGACCAAGAAGGTTAA
- the budA gene encoding acetolactate decarboxylase — protein MQHEDTLLQISTMMALLDGVFESETRYESILPGHDFGIGTFDHLDGEMIGFDGSFYQLRSDGSARPLDPKTTTPFCSLTRFVPEQSLSVKQTMTKADFEHWLSQQLSTVNSFYAVRIEGRFSEVKTRTVARQEKPFRPITEAVATQSARTFEQIDGTLAGYFTPRFGHGIAVAGYHLHFIDQERSGGGHVFDYTVQDVTVMFEEKPRLDLRLPTTEAYRKADLESHDIEKEIKIAEG, from the coding sequence ATGCAACACGAGGATACGTTACTTCAGATTTCGACAATGATGGCTTTACTCGACGGCGTGTTCGAAAGCGAGACACGTTACGAGTCAATTCTTCCCGGACACGATTTCGGAATCGGAACATTTGATCATCTCGACGGGGAAATGATTGGTTTTGACGGTTCTTTTTATCAATTACGGTCGGACGGCAGTGCCCGTCCGCTCGATCCGAAGACGACGACGCCGTTCTGTTCTCTCACACGATTTGTTCCGGAACAGTCATTATCCGTGAAACAAACGATGACTAAAGCTGATTTCGAACACTGGTTAAGTCAGCAGCTGAGTACCGTTAACAGCTTTTACGCGGTACGAATCGAAGGACGATTTTCCGAGGTCAAGACACGGACAGTCGCCCGACAGGAAAAACCATTCCGTCCGATCACCGAAGCTGTCGCGACACAAAGCGCCCGAACATTCGAACAAATCGACGGTACGCTGGCCGGTTACTTTACACCTCGATTCGGTCATGGCATTGCAGTCGCAGGTTACCACCTTCACTTCATCGATCAGGAACGAAGTGGTGGCGGACACGTCTTCGACTATACGGTTCAAGACGTGACAGTCATGTTCGAAGAAAAACCGCGATTGGATTTACGTTTGCCGACGACAGAAGCCTACCGTAAAGCGGATCTCGAAAGTCACGATATTGAAAAAGAAATAAAGATTGCTGAAGGCTAA
- the alsS gene encoding acetolactate synthase AlsS has protein sequence MKEKQNSESKKLVQKKTGADLVVDTLIEQGVDYIFGIPGAKIDSVFNVLQDRGPELIVARHEQNAAFMAQAIGRLTDKPGVVLVTSGPGASNLATGLVTANSEGDPVVAIAGAVTRADRLKRTHQSMDNQALFKPITNFSAEVQDADNIPEVLSNAFRTAETTSGAAFVSIPQDVGLNEANVTSFKAVKTPKLGIAPEEWIDETATLIEQAKLPVLLLGMRSSQPRVVEAIRALLKRVSIPVVQTFQAAGTLSRELESNFYGRVGLFRNQPGDALLAEADLVLSIGYDPIGYDPKFWNQPSQERTLIHLDQMRAEIDHFYRPDRELVGDVAATINALSERLNTLTFPASSTEFLRGLQQRLEERDIPPIVKDSPLTHPLYFMKTLREQIADDVTVTVDVGSHYIWMARHFRSYEPRHLLFSNGMQTLGVALPWAIAATLVRPGKKAVSISGDGGFLFSAMELETAVRLNAPLVHFVWRDSGFDMVAFQQEMKYNRKSGTSFGEVDLVKYAESFGAKGLRVNHPSELISVMEEAWKTDGPVIVDVPIDYSDNITLGKEVHLDQLN, from the coding sequence ATGAAAGAAAAACAAAACAGTGAATCCAAAAAATTAGTACAGAAGAAAACAGGGGCCGATTTGGTCGTTGATACCCTCATCGAACAGGGTGTCGATTACATTTTCGGAATTCCTGGAGCGAAAATTGATTCTGTCTTTAACGTTTTGCAAGACCGCGGACCAGAATTGATTGTCGCACGTCATGAGCAGAACGCCGCTTTCATGGCACAAGCAATCGGTCGCTTGACGGATAAACCGGGCGTGGTTCTTGTCACGTCAGGACCAGGTGCTTCGAACCTTGCGACCGGTCTTGTCACGGCAAACTCAGAAGGTGACCCTGTCGTCGCGATTGCCGGCGCCGTCACACGAGCCGATCGTTTGAAACGAACACATCAATCGATGGATAACCAAGCACTGTTCAAACCGATCACGAACTTCAGTGCTGAAGTTCAAGATGCCGACAACATTCCTGAAGTGTTATCCAATGCTTTCCGGACGGCTGAAACGACATCAGGTGCTGCTTTTGTCAGCATTCCGCAAGATGTCGGATTAAATGAAGCAAACGTCACTTCGTTTAAAGCCGTCAAAACACCTAAACTCGGAATCGCACCAGAAGAATGGATTGATGAGACGGCTACATTAATTGAGCAAGCGAAGTTACCGGTCTTATTACTCGGTATGCGTTCAAGCCAACCTCGTGTCGTCGAAGCAATCCGCGCTTTGTTGAAACGTGTCTCGATTCCAGTTGTTCAGACATTCCAGGCGGCCGGTACATTGTCGCGCGAGCTTGAATCTAATTTTTATGGCCGAGTCGGACTTTTCCGAAACCAGCCGGGAGACGCTTTACTTGCTGAAGCCGATCTTGTCTTATCAATCGGGTACGATCCGATTGGGTACGATCCAAAATTCTGGAATCAACCGTCTCAGGAGCGGACATTAATCCACCTCGATCAGATGCGGGCTGAAATTGATCATTTCTATCGTCCTGACCGTGAGCTTGTCGGTGATGTCGCAGCTACCATCAATGCTTTATCAGAACGATTGAATACATTAACATTCCCGGCGAGTTCAACTGAGTTTTTACGTGGTCTTCAACAACGGTTGGAAGAACGGGACATCCCGCCAATCGTCAAAGACTCACCCCTCACTCATCCGCTTTACTTTATGAAAACGTTACGTGAACAAATTGCTGACGATGTAACGGTCACAGTCGATGTGGGCTCACATTATATTTGGATGGCCCGCCACTTCCGTTCGTACGAACCACGTCACCTTCTATTCAGTAACGGGATGCAGACACTTGGCGTCGCATTACCGTGGGCGATTGCGGCGACACTCGTTCGTCCCGGCAAAAAAGCCGTCTCGATTTCGGGAGATGGCGGTTTCCTCTTTTCTGCGATGGAACTGGAAACGGCAGTCCGCTTGAATGCCCCGCTCGTCCATTTCGTCTGGCGTGACAGCGGATTTGACATGGTCGCATTCCAGCAAGAAATGAAGTATAACCGAAAATCCGGTACATCGTTCGGTGAAGTCGATTTAGTGAAATATGCCGAAAGTTTTGGCGCAAAAGGACTTCGTGTCAATCATCCGTCAGAGCTCATCTCGGTCATGGAAGAAGCATGGAAAACAGATGGTCCTGTTATCGTGGATGTCCCGATTGACTACAGCGATAACATTACACTCGGCAAAGAAGTACACTTGGATCAACTGAACTGA
- the cydS gene encoding cytochrome bd oxidase small subunit CydS produces MDDFLIAWGSPIVLVMGVAALFVWATFGKVNAE; encoded by the coding sequence ATGGATGACTTCTTAATTGCCTGGGGTTCTCCGATTGTCCTTGTCATGGGTGTAGCAGCCCTCTTTGTTTGGGCGACATTCGGGAAAGTTAATGCGGAATAA
- the trmB gene encoding tRNA (guanosine(46)-N7)-methyltransferase TrmB, whose product MRLRHKPWALDYMKEQSSIYIADPSALKGNWSNEFKNENPIYIEVGSGKGAFITGMAKQYPEVNFIAIELFESVAVAIVQKMVEEPLANVRVLTVDAKDLRDFFEKGEVARVYLNFSDPWPKSRHAKRRLTYKTFLATYEDILPEKGQIHFKTDNRKLFESSLMTMSAYGMTFDWMSLDLHANEPENNIRTEYEERFSALGQPIYRMEATYTK is encoded by the coding sequence ATGCGTTTACGTCACAAACCATGGGCACTGGATTATATGAAAGAGCAATCCTCCATTTATATAGCAGACCCGTCGGCCTTAAAAGGAAACTGGTCGAATGAATTTAAAAATGAGAATCCAATTTACATCGAAGTCGGGTCAGGAAAAGGGGCCTTCATCACAGGGATGGCAAAACAGTATCCAGAAGTCAACTTCATTGCAATCGAGTTATTTGAGAGCGTTGCGGTCGCCATCGTTCAGAAGATGGTTGAAGAACCACTTGCTAACGTTCGTGTCTTGACGGTTGATGCAAAAGACTTGCGTGACTTCTTTGAAAAAGGAGAGGTTGCCCGTGTTTATTTGAACTTCTCTGATCCTTGGCCGAAATCACGCCATGCCAAACGCCGCTTGACGTATAAAACGTTTTTGGCGACGTATGAAGATATTTTACCGGAAAAAGGACAGATTCATTTTAAGACGGATAACCGGAAATTATTTGAATCCAGTCTGATGACGATGTCTGCTTATGGGATGACATTCGATTGGATGTCGCTTGATTTACATGCCAATGAGCCGGAAAATAACATCAGAACGGAATACGAAGAACGTTTTTCAGCACTTGGTCAACCGATTTATCGGATGGAAGCAACGTATACGAAATAA
- a CDS encoding DUF1304 domain-containing protein: MSLLATFFVLLVAVEHFYIMVLEMFLLSSKSAKRTFGLTEEAVSNPQIRTLFANQGLYNGFLAAGLIFGLILDSPAVQLYFLGCVIVAALYGAATANVSILFKQGLPAIIAFLLVLFV, translated from the coding sequence ATGTCTTTACTCGCTACCTTCTTCGTACTGCTAGTCGCTGTGGAACATTTTTATATCATGGTACTTGAAATGTTTCTTCTATCATCCAAGTCTGCCAAGCGTACATTCGGACTGACAGAAGAGGCTGTCTCGAATCCACAAATCCGGACATTATTCGCCAATCAAGGTCTTTACAACGGTTTTCTTGCTGCCGGTCTGATTTTTGGACTGATTCTTGATTCCCCGGCTGTTCAGTTGTATTTCCTCGGCTGTGTCATCGTCGCTGCCCTTTATGGTGCAGCTACTGCAAATGTCTCGATTCTTTTCAAACAAGGACTTCCGGCCATCATCGCTTTTTTACTCGTTTTATTTGTCTAA
- a CDS encoding PepSY domain-containing protein, which translates to MKKRYWIIGLAAAVVAAFAVKKAVDNKQLSAEEALEITKRTFSAKGRVQGAWISATPEAYAYESRDYQSYKGGISVLEGDDEKTYQFTVDAETGALLEYA; encoded by the coding sequence ATGAAAAAACGCTATTGGATTATCGGTCTCGCAGCAGCGGTCGTTGCCGCTTTCGCAGTCAAGAAGGCTGTCGACAACAAACAACTCTCTGCCGAGGAAGCGCTCGAAATCACGAAACGCACATTTTCAGCAAAAGGACGTGTCCAAGGTGCATGGATCTCTGCAACACCAGAGGCGTACGCATACGAGTCACGTGACTACCAAAGCTACAAAGGTGGCATCTCGGTCCTTGAAGGTGACGATGAAAAAACGTATCAATTCACAGTTGATGCGGAAACAGGTGCTTTACTCGAATACGCATAA
- a CDS encoding M42 family metallopeptidase, with protein MNEKTRDLFRTLTELNGAPGFEHDVRRFVKERIAPVTDEIVMDGLGSIFGKRTGQEDGPKVMVAGHMDEVAFMVTQITKNGMLRIQPLGGWWSQVLLAQRFSICGDNGIIPGVIASIPPHLLTDEVRNKPMAIKDMFIDVGADSKEEAESFGIRPGIPAVPFFPFTPMANPKKIMAKAWDNRYGVGMAIELLEETTASDHPNVLFSGATVQEEVGLRGAQTATNLIDPDVAFVVDASPANDASGDKTEFGQLGQGPLLRIKDSVMILSKEMTDYVLDTAESNKIPYQYYVGAGGTDGGVIHRSNNGIPTTVVGLPARYIHTHASIMHTDDYDAAKELLKKLVTQLDATTLATLQIK; from the coding sequence ATGAATGAAAAAACAAGAGACTTGTTTCGAACATTGACGGAATTAAATGGTGCGCCTGGATTTGAACACGATGTCAGACGCTTCGTGAAAGAGCGGATTGCACCGGTGACGGATGAAATCGTCATGGATGGTCTTGGTTCGATTTTCGGCAAACGGACAGGACAAGAAGATGGTCCAAAAGTTATGGTTGCCGGTCATATGGATGAAGTGGCCTTCATGGTCACACAGATTACGAAAAACGGCATGCTCCGGATTCAACCGCTCGGCGGTTGGTGGAGTCAGGTCCTGCTCGCACAGCGTTTCTCGATTTGTGGGGATAACGGCATCATTCCTGGTGTCATTGCCTCGATACCACCACATTTATTGACGGATGAAGTCCGGAATAAGCCGATGGCAATCAAAGATATGTTCATCGATGTTGGGGCAGACTCAAAAGAAGAAGCGGAATCTTTTGGTATCCGTCCGGGCATTCCGGCTGTTCCGTTCTTCCCGTTCACACCGATGGCTAATCCGAAAAAAATCATGGCGAAAGCTTGGGACAACCGTTACGGCGTCGGCATGGCAATCGAGTTGCTGGAAGAGACGACAGCATCGGATCATCCAAACGTCTTGTTCTCAGGGGCGACGGTTCAAGAAGAGGTCGGCTTACGCGGTGCACAAACAGCAACGAACCTGATTGATCCGGATGTTGCTTTTGTCGTCGATGCCTCACCGGCCAATGATGCGTCGGGGGATAAAACAGAATTTGGCCAGCTCGGTCAAGGGCCATTGTTACGGATTAAGGACAGCGTCATGATTTTATCGAAAGAAATGACAGATTATGTCCTCGACACGGCAGAATCAAACAAGATTCCGTATCAATACTATGTCGGTGCAGGCGGAACGGACGGAGGAGTCATTCATCGTTCGAACAACGGAATTCCGACGACGGTCGTCGGTCTTCCTGCACGTTATATTCATACACATGCCTCGATCATGCATACGGATGACTATGATGCGGCGAAAGAATTGCTCAAGAAACTTGTAACGCAACTGGATGCGACGACACTCGCAACATTACAAATTAAATGA
- a CDS encoding PTS transporter subunit IIC, with translation MLLKRKGILLSPKVYFITVLSYMALGLFSSLIMGLILKTIGEGLITRGIEAGMLVTVGEQAIALTGPAIGVAVAFALEAPPLVLFSAVAVGAFGYEAGGPAGSYVAAVIATEIGKLISKTTRLDIILTPFITLLVGFVSGKYVGAWIGTLMTDLGEVIRWGTEREPLIMGIFVATVMGLALTAPISSAALGIMLGLDGLAAGAATIGCAAQMIGFGVISYRDNGIGGFIAQGIGTSMLQVGNIIRNPWTIVPPTLAGALLAPFATVLLTLESNPEGSGMGTSGLVGPLMMLKTMGFEAEYYLAVFVLCFLAPALLSYLIYRALHRMGRIKDGDLKIEY, from the coding sequence ATGTTGTTAAAAAGAAAAGGGATTTTACTTAGTCCGAAAGTATATTTTATTACAGTACTCAGTTATATGGCGTTAGGACTCTTCAGTTCTTTGATTATGGGATTAATTTTAAAGACGATTGGTGAAGGGTTGATTACAAGAGGAATCGAAGCGGGAATGCTCGTTACGGTCGGGGAACAGGCAATCGCGCTGACGGGACCGGCGATTGGCGTGGCTGTGGCATTTGCTCTCGAAGCTCCACCACTCGTTTTGTTTTCTGCCGTTGCTGTCGGTGCATTTGGTTATGAAGCAGGAGGTCCTGCCGGAAGTTATGTCGCAGCGGTCATTGCTACTGAAATCGGAAAATTGATTTCAAAGACGACGCGTCTTGATATCATCTTGACGCCATTCATCACGTTGCTCGTCGGTTTTGTGAGTGGTAAGTACGTCGGAGCTTGGATTGGAACATTGATGACCGATTTAGGAGAAGTCATCCGGTGGGGAACAGAAAGAGAACCCTTGATCATGGGGATTTTTGTCGCGACCGTCATGGGTCTCGCCTTAACAGCTCCGATTTCAAGTGCTGCCCTCGGTATCATGTTAGGTCTTGACGGACTGGCGGCCGGTGCTGCAACGATTGGCTGTGCGGCACAGATGATCGGATTTGGTGTCATCAGTTACAGGGATAACGGGATTGGTGGATTCATTGCCCAAGGAATCGGCACGTCGATGTTACAAGTGGGTAATATCATTCGAAATCCATGGACGATTGTCCCGCCGACACTGGCGGGAGCACTGCTCGCACCGTTCGCGACAGTTTTGTTGACACTCGAAAGTAATCCTGAAGGATCGGGTATGGGGACAAGCGGACTTGTCGGTCCGCTGATGATGCTAAAAACGATGGGATTTGAAGCGGAGTATTATTTAGCTGTCTTTGTTTTATGTTTCCTGGCACCAGCGCTGCTGAGTTATTTGATTTATCGGGCCCTGCATCGCATGGGACGGATTAAAGACGGAGATTTGAAAATCGAGTATTAA